In the Arthrobacter sp. Soc17.1.1.1 genome, CTTGTGGGCGTCGGCTCCGTGGGCCACGAGGGCGGACGCGCGGGGCACCTGCTGCAGGAACGTGAGCAGCGGCTTCACGCCGTCGGCGATCTGCTCCATGGTCAGTGCCCGCTCCTTGCCTTCCGGCAGGTACCACGGGTAGGCGTTCCACGGCATGACCGCATCCGGTCGCAGGCCCACGGCCTCGTAGATCCCTGCCATGCGGATGGAGCTGGGGTCGTCGTTCTCGAACGAAACGAAGCCCGAGGGCAACGATGCTCCCGGGCTTGAGAAGAGACTGACGATCTTGCAGCCGTCCACGTCGTGCACCGGGTCGATGTAGGGGACCGCCGATCCGGGCTTCGACTCGGCCAGCGTGTCGCACAGCCGGTTCACGTCCTCGATCCGCGGATCGTAGCGTAGTTCCCACTGCTGGTCCCGATAGGTGGGGTCTGACATGCGCTGTACCAATTCTGCCTCCTCGCGGACGGCGCCAGAGGTGGCGCGAACGTGTCCGCAGGATTCCAGCCTACGCCAGTGTGGCACCGACGCCGGGAGCACGGACCCTCACCAGTCGTGGACGGTGCCGTCGGTGAGGCGGTTGTAGGGCAGGTAGGCCTGCTGGTAGGGGAACGACGCCGCCGCTTCCTCGTTGAGTTCCACGCCGAGGCCGGGCTGGTCCCCCGGGTGGAGGTACCCGTCGACGAAGGTCATGGACTGCTCGAACACCGTGTTGGTCCTCTCGCTGTGCTCCATGTACTCCTGGATCCCGAAGTTGTGGATCGCCAGGCCCACGTGGGACTGGGCGGCCAGCCCGACGGGGGAGACGTCCGTGGGCCCGTGGAACCCGGACTTGATCTGGTACTGGGCGGCGTAGTCCATGACCTTCTTCAGCGGGCTGATCCCGCCGAAGTGCGTGGACGCCGCCCGGACGTAGTCGATGAGCTGCTCACGGATGAGGGTCTGGAAGTCGAAGACCGTGTTGAAGACCTCGCCCACGGCCAGCGGCGTGGTGGTGTGCTGGCGGATGAGCCGGAATGCCTCCTGGTTCTCCGCCGGCGTCACGTCCTCGAGCCAGAACAGGTCGTAGGGCTCCAGGGACTTCCCCAGCTTCGCGGCCTGGATCGGCGTCATGCGGTGGTGGCCGTCGTGCAGCAGCGGCAGTTCGGGGCCGAACTCGTTCCGGACGGCCTCGAACACGGTGGGGATGTGTCGCAGGTACGCGCGGGTGTCCCAGTCCTCCTCGGTCGGCTGAGCACCGCGTCCGGCGGGCTCGAAGTCGTACCGCTCGCCGGTGGCCTGGGCCTGCGCGGCGACCCCGTACAGGGAGGTGATGCCCGGCACGGAGGTCTGCACGCGGATGGACCTGTAGCCCTCCTCGAGGTGCTGCCGGATCGAGTCGAACAGCTCGGGCAGGTCCCGGCCCGAGGCGTGCCCGTAGGTCCGCAGCGCCGTCCGCGACGCGCCCCCGAGCAGCTGGTACACGGGCATCCCGGCGGCCTTGCCCTTGATGTCCCACAGGGCCATGTCCACGGCTGCGATGGCGGCCATCGTGACCGGCCCCCGCCGCCAGTACGCGCCGCGGTACAGGAACTGCCAGGTGTCCTCGATGCGGTGCGGATCCCGGCCGATCAGCAGTTGCGTGACGTGCTCCGTGAGATACGACGCGACGGCCAGCTCACGGCCGTTCAGCGTCGCGTCGCCGAGGCCCGTGAGCCCCTCGTCCGTGGTGATCTTCAGCGTCACGAAGTTCCGGGACGGACTCGTGACGATGACGTCTGCGGCGATGATCTTCATGCGTCCTCCAGGGGGTAGTCGACGTACGCGAACCGTCTGCTGTCGGGTGCCCAGCTGTTGACGTTCAGGGTTCCCTGGCCGCCGAACAGCGCGACGGCGTCCCACGCGTCCCGCCCCTCCGGGTCGGCCACGCGGAGCAGCACGGGCTCGTTGGGCGGGTGGCCCTGCACGCCCGGCGGGTAGCTGAGGTAGACGAGGCTCGCGCCGTCGGGTGCGGGGTGCGGGAACCAGTTGACGCGCTCGTCGGTGGTCAGCTGCTCCAGGCCGGAGCCGTCGGTCCTCATGCGGAACAGCTGCGAGTGACCGGGCAGCTCGGAGCCGCGCTCCGAGTTGAAGTAGAGCCACTGCCCGTCCGGGCTGTACTCGACGCCGTCGTGCGGGCTGTCCGAGTCCGTGAGCTGGCGCGTGGTGCCGTCCTCGACGCCCACGGCGTAGATGTTGAAGCGCATCCCGTCCGGCCGGCGGCGGCCCCCGATGTGCACGAGGGTGCTGCCGTCGGGCGAGATGCCGTGCAGGTAGCGTGCGTCGAGCCCGTCGTCGGGACGGGTGACGCGCTGCGCCTCCCCTCCGCCGAGCGGCACCCGGTAGAGGTGCCCGTCCTGGGAGGACAGGTAGAGGAAGCGCCCGTCGGCGGAGACCACGTGGTCGTTGTTGGAGTCGCTCACGGCACCGGTGAACACCACGCGCGGCTGGCTGTCCGCCCGCGGTGCCGTCCGGTACAGGAGGCCGTCGCAGTTGAAGACGAGCCCCTCACCGTCGGGCGTCCAGTTGGGCGCCTCGATGATGAAGTCCTCGGTCTCGAAGACGCAGGTCGAGGACCGCGTGGCGAGGTCGAACACCATGAGCCGGGAGCGCTGCCCGGGCAGGAGCTGTCGCCACGGGCTCTCCGCCGCCCTGCCCGACCGGTCGTCCCTCGTGCTGCTGTCCCGGTCCACGGTCGTCCTTCCGTGCATCGCCCTGGTCTGTGCCGCACGTGCCCGCGCCGGGCGGGACACGTGCCTCGGTTCAGTGGTCATCGCTCTCCGGCTAGGCCTCGAGTGCGCTCGCCCAGAGGTTGATGTCGGAGTCCACGGCGAACTCGTCGATCGCGTGCAGTTCCTCGGCCGTGAAGGCCAGGTTCCCCACCGCTGCCACGCTGTCCTCGAGCTGGGCCACACTGGAGGCACCGATCAGCGCCGAGGTCACCGGAGTGCCCTTGGACTGATCACGCAGCACCCAGGCGATCGCCAGCTGCGCCAACGACTGCCCCCGACCCTCCGCGATCGCGTGCAACCCCCGGATCCGCTCCAGGTTCCCGGAACTGAGCTGCCCCTGATCCAGCGACTTGCCCGCTGCCGCCCTCGAATCCTCGGGCACCCCGTCCAGATACCGGCTCGTGAGCAGCCCCTGCGCCAGCGGCGAGAACGCGATCGAGCCCGCCCCGACCTGCTCCAGGGCCTGGAACAGGTTCGGGGACCCGTTCTCCGTCCACCGGTTCAGCATCGAATACGAGGGCTGATGGATCAGCAGCGGCGTGCCCAGCTCCGCCAGGATCGCCGCGGCCTTCACCGTGAGCTCGGGCGAGTACGAGGAGATCCCCGCATACAGGGCACGCCCCGAGCGCACCGCGGTATCCAGGGCACCCATCGTCTCCTCCAGCGGGGTGTCCGGGTCCGGGCGGTGACTGTAGAACACATCCACGTACTCCAGGCCCATCCGCTCCAGCGACTGATCCAGGCTCGAGAGCAGATACTTCCGCGACCCCCACTCCCCGTACGGGCCCGGCCACATCCCGTACCCGGCCTTCGTGGAGATGACCAGCTCATCCCGGAACGGCCGGAAATCATCCCTCAGGTGCCGGCCGAAGTTCGTCTCAGCGCTGCCCGCCGGCGGCCCGTAATTGTTCGCCAGATCGAAATGCGTGACCCCCAGATCGAACGCCCGGCGCAGGATCGCGCGCTGCACATCGAACGCCTTGTCATCCCCGAAGTTGTGCCACAGCCCCAACGACACCGCCGGCAACAACAGGCCACTGGCCCCCACCCGCCGATACGGCATCGACTCGTAGCGATTCTCAACAGGCACAAAGGTCATGGGGGTGTTCTTCCGTTCGTGGTGGGGGGACGGCAGGGTGGCCGCCGTCGGGCCTGGACGGTGGGCGCCACGGAGCGACTCCGTGGCGCCCACCGGGATCAGGAGAGGGTGGACGCGTACGGGTCCCAGTCCTCGGGCAGCGGCTCGGCGGCGGTCGCCGTGCTGGAGAGCGACACGAACTCGCCGGTCTCGACGCTCTCGGAGATCGAGACCATGGCGTCGAGCACGTGGTAGGCCGTCTCGCCCTGGGCGCGGTGCGGGCGTCCCTCGCGCAGCGCGCGTGCCATCTCGAGCACACCGCTGCCGCGGGTCGACGTCGCGCCGACCGCCGGGATGGTCTCCGGCTCGTCACTCCCCCGCCGCGTGAGCGTCAGGTCGCCGGTGAAGTTGTTCGGGTCGGGGAATGCGAGCGTGCCCTCCGTGCCCGTGACCTCGACGAACCCGGCCCGCTTGAGCGGTGAGTCGAAGCTGAAGATGCTCTGCGAGGACTCGCCGTTCGCGAACTGTGCGATCG is a window encoding:
- a CDS encoding uracil-DNA glycosylase, whose translation is MSDPTYRDQQWELRYDPRIEDVNRLCDTLAESKPGSAVPYIDPVHDVDGCKIVSLFSSPGASLPSGFVSFENDDPSSIRMAGIYEAVGLRPDAVMPWNAYPWYLPEGKERALTMEQIADGVKPLLTFLQQVPRASALVAHGADAHKAARRLMKLENRAIAKRGFKIYEVRSPGERAFKGTPANQEQWLKDIQSAYTDAMGRAGIRARQSI
- the manD gene encoding D-mannonate dehydratase ManD — encoded protein: MKIIAADVIVTSPSRNFVTLKITTDEGLTGLGDATLNGRELAVASYLTEHVTQLLIGRDPHRIEDTWQFLYRGAYWRRGPVTMAAIAAVDMALWDIKGKAAGMPVYQLLGGASRTALRTYGHASGRDLPELFDSIRQHLEEGYRSIRVQTSVPGITSLYGVAAQAQATGERYDFEPAGRGAQPTEEDWDTRAYLRHIPTVFEAVRNEFGPELPLLHDGHHRMTPIQAAKLGKSLEPYDLFWLEDVTPAENQEAFRLIRQHTTTPLAVGEVFNTVFDFQTLIREQLIDYVRAASTHFGGISPLKKVMDYAAQYQIKSGFHGPTDVSPVGLAAQSHVGLAIHNFGIQEYMEHSERTNTVFEQSMTFVDGYLHPGDQPGLGVELNEEAAASFPYQQAYLPYNRLTDGTVHDW
- a CDS encoding TolB family protein, translating into MDRDSSTRDDRSGRAAESPWRQLLPGQRSRLMVFDLATRSSTCVFETEDFIIEAPNWTPDGEGLVFNCDGLLYRTAPRADSQPRVVFTGAVSDSNNDHVVSADGRFLYLSSQDGHLYRVPLGGGEAQRVTRPDDGLDARYLHGISPDGSTLVHIGGRRRPDGMRFNIYAVGVEDGTTRQLTDSDSPHDGVEYSPDGQWLYFNSERGSELPGHSQLFRMRTDGSGLEQLTTDERVNWFPHPAPDGASLVYLSYPPGVQGHPPNEPVLLRVADPEGRDAWDAVALFGGQGTLNVNSWAPDSRRFAYVDYPLEDA
- the mgrA gene encoding L-glyceraldehyde 3-phosphate reductase produces the protein MTFVPVENRYESMPYRRVGASGLLLPAVSLGLWHNFGDDKAFDVQRAILRRAFDLGVTHFDLANNYGPPAGSAETNFGRHLRDDFRPFRDELVISTKAGYGMWPGPYGEWGSRKYLLSSLDQSLERMGLEYVDVFYSHRPDPDTPLEETMGALDTAVRSGRALYAGISSYSPELTVKAAAILAELGTPLLIHQPSYSMLNRWTENGSPNLFQALEQVGAGSIAFSPLAQGLLTSRYLDGVPEDSRAAAGKSLDQGQLSSGNLERIRGLHAIAEGRGQSLAQLAIAWVLRDQSKGTPVTSALIGASSVAQLEDSVAAVGNLAFTAEELHAIDEFAVDSDINLWASALEA